The following are encoded in a window of Bacillota bacterium genomic DNA:
- a CDS encoding beta-glucosidase → MTLEEKVAQLGSVGPEVLLNDQGEICFDKAQAAIPHGIGQITRMAGASDLAPDKAAKAANAIQQFLEQHTRLKIPALLHEECLSGLMAKEATAFPQAIGLACTWNPDLIRKMTGEIQKQMLAIGARLGLSPVLDLARDLRWGRVEETFGEDPYLAAAVAAAYAEGLQKPELRRGVLATLKHFVGHSFSEGGRNHAPVHVSPRELREVWLFPYEAAVKEADVRVVMS, encoded by the coding sequence ATGACACTGGAAGAAAAGGTGGCGCAGCTGGGTTCGGTAGGTCCCGAAGTGCTCCTGAACGATCAGGGGGAAATCTGTTTTGACAAAGCTCAGGCAGCAATTCCTCACGGGATCGGACAAATTACCCGGATGGCCGGTGCCAGCGATTTAGCTCCTGATAAAGCAGCTAAAGCTGCCAATGCTATTCAGCAGTTTTTAGAGCAGCATACAAGGCTAAAAATACCGGCTCTTTTGCACGAAGAGTGCTTAAGCGGACTGATGGCTAAGGAAGCCACAGCTTTTCCCCAGGCCATCGGTTTAGCGTGCACCTGGAATCCGGATCTAATCAGGAAAATGACTGGGGAGATTCAAAAACAGATGCTGGCTATCGGCGCTCGGCTGGGCCTGTCTCCCGTTCTAGATTTGGCTCGCGATCTGCGGTGGGGGCGGGTAGAAGAAACATTTGGCGAGGATCCCTATCTCGCTGCTGCTGTGGCTGCAGCTTATGCTGAAGGACTTCAGAAACCGGAACTGCGGCGAGGTGTTTTAGCGACCTTAAAGCATTTTGTTGGTCACAGTTTCTCCGAAGGAGGCCGCAACCATGCGCCGGTTCATGTTTCCCCTCGCGAACTGCGGGAAGTGTGGCTGTTTCCGTATGAAGCTGCTGTTAAAGAAGCGGATGTTCGGGTAGTAATGAGCT
- a CDS encoding YbaK/EbsC family protein, producing the protein MSIERVKEYFRNFGIEDRILEFDVSCATVEEAAEALGCEKGRVAKTLSFHLGKRVVLVVAAGDTRVDNAKYKAEFGRRPRMLSFDEAEPLIGHAVGGVCPFAVNEGVEVYLDRALQRYESVFPACGSSNSLIELSIPELEKYSNSRGWVDVCLVV; encoded by the coding sequence ATGTCGATAGAAAGAGTTAAGGAGTATTTCCGGAATTTTGGAATCGAAGATCGCATTCTTGAATTTGATGTTTCCTGCGCGACTGTGGAAGAAGCTGCGGAAGCACTGGGTTGTGAGAAAGGCCGAGTTGCTAAAACACTCTCCTTTCACTTGGGAAAGCGAGTTGTATTAGTGGTAGCTGCTGGCGACACTAGAGTCGATAATGCGAAGTATAAAGCAGAGTTTGGCCGCAGACCGCGCATGCTGTCCTTTGACGAAGCAGAACCTTTAATCGGACATGCTGTTGGCGGTGTTTGTCCTTTTGCTGTTAATGAAGGAGTGGAGGTCTATCTTGACCGCGCCCTGCAGCGCTATGAATCTGTATTTCCTGCCTGCGGCAGTTCGAATTCCTTAATCGAGCTGTCCATTCCCGAGCTGGAGAAGTACTCAAACAGCAGAGGATGGGTTGATGTCTGTTTGGTGGTATAG
- the speE gene encoding polyamine aminopropyltransferase has product MELWFTEHHTKDTTFSIRVTNRLANVASQFQTIEVYESRDFGRILVIDGYLMLTEKDEFIYHEMITHVPMAVNPYAQDVLVIGAGDGGTVRELTRYNSIKRIDMVEIDEKVVEVCRKYLPQTAGMLDDERVNLFFTDGVEFVTDKAVEYDLIIVDSTDPFGPGEGLFTRKFYADCHRALKSGGILVNQMESPYYPDDALAAKSSYQKLKDVFPLVKAYQAHIPTYPSGHWLFGFASKEPDPIKNLKADQWNTLGLETNYYNTELHKGSFALPNYVLNILNS; this is encoded by the coding sequence ATGGAACTTTGGTTTACTGAGCATCATACAAAGGATACTACCTTTTCAATTCGGGTAACAAACCGATTGGCAAATGTTGCCAGTCAGTTCCAAACAATCGAGGTCTATGAATCGCGAGATTTCGGCAGAATTTTAGTCATTGATGGCTATTTAATGCTGACAGAAAAAGACGAGTTTATCTACCATGAGATGATTACCCACGTGCCGATGGCGGTCAATCCCTACGCTCAGGACGTGCTGGTAATCGGAGCCGGCGATGGAGGCACTGTGCGTGAGTTGACGCGGTATAATTCCATTAAACGCATCGATATGGTTGAAATCGATGAGAAAGTGGTTGAGGTCTGCCGCAAATATCTGCCTCAGACTGCTGGTATGCTTGATGATGAGCGGGTAAATCTCTTTTTTACCGATGGTGTGGAGTTTGTAACTGATAAAGCAGTTGAGTATGATTTAATCATCGTTGATTCTACTGACCCCTTTGGACCGGGAGAAGGCTTATTTACCCGCAAGTTTTATGCGGACTGCCATCGCGCTTTAAAGTCCGGCGGCATTTTAGTGAATCAAATGGAAAGTCCGTATTACCCGGATGATGCTTTAGCGGCGAAGAGTTCTTATCAGAAGCTTAAGGATGTTTTCCCGTTAGTTAAAGCCTATCAGGCTCATATCCCCACTTATCCTTCGGGACATTGGCTGTTTGGCTTTGCTTCGAAAGAACCTGATCCCATTAAGAACCTAAAAGCAGACCAGTGGAATACATTAGGGTTAGAAACTAACTATTATAACACAGAACTGCACAAGGGCAGTTTTGCTCTGCCGAATTATGTGCTTAATATTCTCAACAGCTGA
- the speD gene encoding adenosylmethionine decarboxylase produces MEEKLTLYGFNNLTKSLSFNIYDVCYAETEQEQRDYIEYINEQYNAVRLTEILCRVTDIIGAHVLNISKQDYQPQGASVNLLVAEEPLLPEQIDDSCNQGILSDSCTCHFRRDTIHAHLDKSHITVHTYPEYHPDHFISTFRVDIDVATCGKISPLNALNFLISSFDSDIITIDYKVRGFTRSVEGKKHFIDHKIKSIQDFIDADIRRVYESYDVNFHSNYTFHTKMMIKDIDLENYLFNRSAADLSAEEQEKITRKLRKEMMEIYQGMNIY; encoded by the coding sequence TTGGAAGAAAAGCTGACCTTGTATGGATTTAATAACCTCACCAAGTCCCTCAGTTTTAATATCTACGATGTATGCTACGCAGAAACTGAACAGGAGCAGAGAGATTATATCGAGTATATTAACGAACAGTACAATGCTGTGCGGCTGACTGAGATTTTATGCAGAGTTACCGATATTATCGGTGCTCATGTTTTAAACATTTCCAAGCAGGATTATCAGCCGCAGGGTGCTTCTGTCAATCTGCTGGTTGCTGAAGAACCACTGCTGCCTGAACAAATTGATGACAGCTGCAACCAGGGCATTTTAAGTGATTCATGCACATGTCATTTCCGAAGGGATACAATCCATGCCCATCTTGATAAGAGTCATATCACAGTTCATACTTATCCAGAGTATCATCCTGATCACTTCATCTCAACATTTCGCGTAGATATCGATGTGGCAACCTGCGGCAAAATTTCTCCGCTGAATGCTTTGAATTTTTTAATCAGCAGCTTTGATTCAGATATCATCACCATCGATTATAAAGTGCGGGGGTTTACCCGCAGTGTGGAAGGGAAAAAGCATTTTATTGATCATAAAATCAAGTCAATTCAGGACTTTATTGATGCTGATATTCGCAGAGTTTACGAGAGCTATGATGTCAACTTTCATTCTAACTATACCTTTCATACTAAGATGATGATCAAAGATATTGATCTGGAAAACTATCTGTTCAACCGCAGTGCGGCTGACCTTTCGGCGGAGGAGCAGGAGAAGATCACTAGAAAACTGCGAAAAGAAATGATGGAGATCTATCAGGGGATGAATATCTACTAA
- a CDS encoding ATP-binding cassette domain-containing protein has product MLQLKEITKNYTTGEFTQTALDRISISFRKTEFVAVLGESGSGKTTLLNIIGGLDSYDSGEMMISGVSTADFDEIDWDAYRNNSIGFIFQNYNLIPHLNLVDNVIIGMSLSGMPSDVKHKKALQLLAKVGLEEHVHKTPNQLSGGQMQRVAIARALANDPNIILADEPTGALDTETSRQILDLIKEIAQDKLVIMVTHNQALAEVYADRIIRLSDGKVVDDSNPADSTDQGEFELNKTSMSFFAALRLSGKNIATKKWRTTLTALASSLGIIGIALILGLSSGFRVHIDQFQEDALTEFPIIIAQTASVLEHEPNSFQNQEQDHDDPERIYPFDTGKRRISHTNTFTPEYLEYIAKIDPDICSSIGYVRMVNLNLLRRRDDKTFPVTVSAGINLGGMGSMGTAGSMSSGITSMRGAGLASYPETLDQSAPSYLERNYDLLAGSYPNSETDLVLVIDRRNRVDHTVLTNLGFSTDELADLRFDDIVGTELKLIHNDDYYIRTDMGNFIPNNNYDAMYDSPRSITLTITGVVKAKPHLEIEILGTGIVYSDRLVQRITAAASESEIVKAQKECDVNILNLSNLNAAMKQALITSFGGDDLPQMIFLFPTNFSAKDAVTSYLDAYNVNKSSSDRILYTDLASTITEMTGGIMNAITLVLIGFSAISLVVSLIMIGIITYISVLERTKEIGILRALGARKKDITRVFNAETFIIGALAGFLGITIAYLLTIPINNYIYNLTNLRSVAQLRILHAVLLVMLSISLTQIGGAIPAVMAAKKDPVEALRTE; this is encoded by the coding sequence GTGCTGCAGCTTAAGGAGATCACCAAAAACTATACAACTGGAGAATTTACCCAAACTGCTCTAGATCGGATCAGCATTAGTTTTAGGAAAACCGAATTCGTTGCTGTTTTAGGTGAAAGTGGTTCAGGCAAAACGACACTGCTGAATATAATTGGCGGATTGGATTCATATGACAGTGGCGAAATGATGATCAGTGGAGTATCAACCGCAGATTTTGATGAGATTGATTGGGACGCATATCGCAACAACAGCATTGGATTTATCTTTCAAAACTATAATCTTATTCCCCATCTCAATCTAGTCGATAATGTAATCATCGGTATGAGCCTAAGCGGAATGCCTTCTGACGTAAAACATAAAAAAGCTCTGCAGCTCTTGGCAAAAGTGGGACTCGAAGAGCATGTGCATAAAACTCCGAATCAGCTGTCGGGAGGGCAAATGCAGAGAGTTGCCATTGCCCGAGCGCTGGCAAACGACCCCAACATTATTCTAGCAGATGAACCAACAGGAGCTTTGGATACGGAAACCAGCCGCCAGATCCTGGATCTGATCAAGGAGATTGCTCAGGATAAACTGGTTATTATGGTTACGCATAATCAAGCATTGGCAGAAGTCTATGCTGATCGCATTATTCGCCTCTCCGATGGCAAAGTGGTGGACGACAGCAATCCTGCGGACAGTACTGATCAAGGCGAGTTCGAACTTAACAAGACCAGTATGAGTTTTTTTGCCGCTTTACGACTGTCAGGCAAGAATATTGCCACTAAAAAATGGCGCACTACCCTTACAGCCCTTGCCTCTTCGCTGGGCATCATCGGTATTGCACTAATTTTGGGTTTATCCTCAGGTTTTAGGGTCCATATAGACCAATTTCAAGAAGATGCGCTGACAGAGTTTCCCATTATCATTGCCCAGACCGCATCCGTTCTCGAACACGAACCTAATTCATTCCAAAACCAGGAACAGGACCACGATGATCCAGAGCGGATCTATCCCTTCGACACGGGAAAAAGACGAATTTCCCACACCAACACTTTTACGCCGGAATACCTCGAATATATCGCAAAAATAGATCCGGACATCTGCAGCAGCATTGGCTATGTGCGGATGGTTAATCTTAACTTACTCCGCCGCAGAGATGATAAAACCTTTCCGGTAACTGTTTCCGCTGGAATCAATCTGGGCGGTATGGGAAGCATGGGCACCGCCGGCTCAATGAGTTCGGGAATCACCAGCATGCGCGGAGCAGGACTGGCTTCATATCCGGAAACCCTAGATCAATCAGCTCCGAGTTATCTTGAAAGAAACTACGATCTGTTGGCAGGGTCCTATCCGAATTCTGAAACTGATTTAGTATTAGTTATCGACCGCCGCAATAGGGTTGATCATACCGTTTTGACTAATCTAGGCTTTTCCACAGATGAACTTGCTGACTTAAGATTTGATGATATTGTCGGGACTGAATTGAAACTTATTCATAACGACGATTACTATATCCGCACAGATATGGGTAACTTTATTCCAAATAACAATTATGACGCAATGTATGACTCACCCAGAAGCATAACACTGACTATCACCGGAGTGGTTAAAGCCAAACCCCATCTCGAAATTGAGATTTTGGGCACTGGGATTGTCTACAGCGATCGGTTAGTTCAGCGCATCACAGCCGCTGCGTCTGAGTCAGAAATTGTTAAAGCCCAGAAAGAATGCGATGTTAATATTCTCAATCTGAGCAACTTAAATGCTGCCATGAAACAAGCCCTCATCACCAGTTTCGGCGGAGATGACCTCCCGCAGATGATCTTTCTTTTTCCAACTAACTTCAGCGCAAAGGATGCTGTTACAAGCTATCTCGATGCTTACAACGTGAACAAATCATCATCTGATCGAATTCTCTACACGGACCTTGCCAGCACAATAACAGAAATGACCGGAGGGATAATGAATGCAATTACTTTAGTTTTAATTGGATTTTCTGCAATATCGTTAGTCGTATCGCTGATCATGATTGGGATCATTACTTACATCTCCGTACTTGAGCGTACAAAAGAAATCGGAATTCTGCGCGCACTTGGAGCTCGCAAGAAAGACATCACCCGTGTTTTTAACGCGGAAACATTTATTATTGGAGCCTTAGCCGGTTTTCTTGGGATCACCATTGCTTATCTGCTGACTATCCCGATTAACAACTATATTTATAATCTGACCAACCTGCGCAGTGTTGCCCAACTGCGGATCCTGCATGCTGTTCTTCTGGTTATGCTCAGTATCAGCTTAACTCAAATTGGTGGCGCAATTCCTGCAGTTATGGCTGCCAAAAAAGATCCTGTTGAAGCACTGCGTACGGAATAG
- a CDS encoding glycoside hydrolase family 2 protein yields the protein MDYCVKVINEDWKFILKDEAEAFQKDFPDNDWQQVRLPHDWSVHYPLSREYSSGTGYVRGGTAWYRKHFYLPKELEDSRVFLRFDGIYKNSQVWINSYYLGKRPYGYTTFQYDISDFLCCGETENVISVRVSREDLADSRWFTGSGITRKVSLLIYNQVYPAEYGIFFYNNRVTEEEAELTVTNELFAVKPMDVTVHNRLYDADNNLVLELTGKASLGEEASKIETKGILNNPKLWSPDEPNLYTLETAVVDTETKKEYLIDRQKVGIRTFEFDPEQGFFLNGKREVFKGVCLHHDAGTLGAAVTKEIWRRRLIKLKKMGCNAIRMSHNPHMPELYELCDEMGFLVMDEAFDEWEAPKNKWHIGHNVYPPKHYGYAEDFPHWYEQDLSAMVKRGRNHPSIVMWSIGNEIDYPNDPYNHPSFDMMTGNNDHNKPMSQRRYNPNRPNSERLVPIAKELVEIVKQHDHTRPVTQGLAFPELSTRIGFGELLDVLGYNYKEHLYAEDHQRFPDKPLLGSENRHEYAAWRAVVDNQFISGQFLWTGIDYLGECRGWPHHGAYFGLLTTAGFEKPDYYRRQSWWADEPVIRLVTARKGPGEFEPREFKPMYESWNYVPGEEIEVRCYTNQENVKLYLNGELCENQVDTAELGYLTWIVPFQPGVLEAEAGEIGYKLETVNAPVQIKLVPDYQVGDDILQIELYVLDDQNRRAVSDRSLIRVRLEGEGELLALDNGDLADVTDFTAPYRHAYDGRMMIYVRKTGSGVLKVTAESPYLKSDTLEID from the coding sequence ATGGATTACTGCGTTAAAGTGATCAATGAAGATTGGAAATTCATTCTGAAAGATGAAGCGGAGGCTTTTCAGAAGGACTTTCCTGATAATGATTGGCAGCAGGTGAGACTGCCCCACGACTGGTCGGTGCATTATCCCCTTTCGCGGGAGTATTCCAGCGGAACCGGTTATGTGCGGGGCGGCACCGCTTGGTACCGCAAGCATTTTTACCTGCCTAAAGAGTTAGAAGACAGCCGAGTTTTTCTACGCTTTGACGGCATTTATAAAAACAGCCAGGTGTGGATTAATAGCTATTATCTCGGTAAACGCCCTTACGGATATACAACCTTCCAATATGATATCTCCGACTTTCTCTGCTGCGGCGAAACAGAGAATGTGATATCAGTGCGAGTAAGCCGCGAAGACTTGGCGGATTCCCGCTGGTTTACCGGTTCCGGAATTACCCGTAAAGTAAGTCTGCTGATTTATAACCAGGTCTATCCTGCTGAATACGGCATTTTCTTCTATAACAACCGGGTTACTGAGGAGGAAGCCGAGCTGACTGTAACTAACGAGTTGTTTGCGGTTAAACCCATGGATGTAACTGTCCACAACCGCTTATATGATGCGGATAACAATTTGGTGCTCGAACTGACCGGTAAGGCAAGCCTCGGTGAAGAAGCCAGTAAAATCGAAACCAAAGGCATTCTTAATAATCCCAAACTGTGGTCTCCTGATGAACCGAACTTATACACCCTGGAAACAGCTGTAGTGGACACTGAAACAAAAAAAGAGTACCTGATTGATCGCCAGAAAGTGGGGATCAGAACCTTTGAGTTCGATCCGGAACAAGGATTTTTCCTCAACGGCAAGCGTGAGGTCTTCAAAGGTGTATGCCTGCATCATGATGCAGGAACACTTGGCGCGGCTGTTACCAAAGAGATTTGGCGGCGGCGGCTGATTAAACTGAAAAAAATGGGCTGCAACGCCATCAGAATGAGCCACAATCCCCATATGCCGGAGCTCTATGAGCTGTGCGATGAAATGGGCTTTTTGGTGATGGATGAAGCATTTGATGAATGGGAAGCGCCAAAAAACAAGTGGCATATCGGCCACAATGTCTATCCACCCAAGCACTATGGCTATGCAGAAGATTTTCCTCATTGGTATGAGCAGGATTTGAGTGCAATGGTGAAAAGAGGGCGCAACCATCCGTCCATAGTGATGTGGAGTATCGGCAACGAAATCGACTATCCGAACGATCCGTACAACCACCCCTCCTTTGATATGATGACGGGCAACAATGATCATAATAAGCCTATGTCGCAGCGGAGATACAACCCGAACCGCCCCAACTCGGAGCGGTTGGTACCTATTGCCAAGGAACTCGTGGAGATTGTTAAGCAGCATGACCACACCAGACCGGTAACTCAGGGGCTGGCGTTTCCGGAATTATCGACTCGGATCGGCTTTGGTGAGCTCCTGGATGTTCTCGGCTATAACTACAAAGAACATCTGTATGCGGAAGACCATCAGCGCTTCCCCGATAAACCGCTTTTAGGCAGTGAGAACCGCCATGAATATGCTGCCTGGAGAGCCGTAGTTGACAATCAGTTTATTTCGGGACAGTTTTTGTGGACTGGAATCGACTATCTTGGCGAATGCAGGGGATGGCCTCACCATGGTGCTTATTTCGGCCTGTTGACTACTGCCGGTTTCGAAAAACCTGATTACTACAGACGGCAGAGCTGGTGGGCTGATGAGCCGGTGATCCGCCTGGTTACTGCGCGGAAAGGGCCAGGAGAATTCGAACCCAGAGAGTTTAAACCTATGTATGAAAGCTGGAATTACGTACCCGGTGAAGAAATCGAGGTGCGCTGCTACACCAATCAGGAGAATGTAAAACTGTATCTCAATGGTGAACTCTGCGAAAACCAGGTTGATACCGCTGAGTTGGGCTATTTAACCTGGATTGTACCCTTCCAGCCCGGTGTTTTAGAAGCTGAGGCCGGAGAAATTGGGTATAAACTGGAAACAGTGAATGCTCCTGTACAGATCAAACTGGTTCCGGATTATCAAGTCGGAGATGATATTCTCCAGATTGAGCTCTACGTTCTTGATGATCAGAACCGCCGGGCCGTATCTGATCGCTCGCTGATCAGGGTAAGGCTGGAAGGCGAAGGCGAACTGCTTGCCTTAGACAATGGCGATCTGGCGGATGTAACTGATTTTACCGCCCCCTATCGCCACGCTTATGATGGCCGAATGATGATCTATGTGCGCAAAACTGGTTCCGGAGTTTTAAAAGTTACAGCTGAAAGTCCATATCTAAAATCAGATACGCTCGAGATCGACTAA
- a CDS encoding MATE family efflux transporter, translating into MIGLVVNSAYFIVDGIFIGNRLGRDAMAAAAVSVPLLEILIAISLAVSSGAGVIISSGLGRKQFAHARRTFTRASALMLAIGVLITVLGNVFIHQLAELLGSTPDIHSQAVKYMWYIVTFSPFLLFSFLLSSFLRNDNQPKLAMFALTFGSISNIVLDYVFMYPLNMGIAGAALATALGPIFSVIIMLPHFLKRKGYLYLVPYRVETPRTFTILKLGFPAFIMEFSIGLITFLYNTAVIRNGYGEIGLAAYLIIGYIMLLYLTVFLGLAQGLQPIFSYYCGTGEQEQGRKLLIYSIKLFALIGVVCYVVILIGGKSFIGFFTPQDPELASFTLAKTRVYFIGFVFAGLNILLITYWQAVQRTSRSLLISLMRSTLAPLPLLIILPVIFGRESIWTCHSLGELVTFGTALLLIYSTKSRLKSQTPIKQNT; encoded by the coding sequence ATGATTGGTTTGGTAGTAAACTCGGCGTATTTTATCGTAGATGGAATTTTTATCGGCAATCGGCTGGGACGAGATGCCATGGCTGCAGCTGCTGTTTCGGTTCCCCTGCTTGAAATCCTAATCGCTATTTCCCTGGCTGTATCATCGGGAGCTGGGGTAATTATCTCCAGCGGGTTAGGCAGGAAACAGTTCGCCCATGCGCGGCGGACATTTACCAGAGCATCAGCTTTGATGCTGGCTATTGGAGTTCTCATCACAGTATTGGGAAATGTTTTTATCCATCAGCTCGCAGAGCTTTTAGGTTCAACTCCTGATATTCACAGCCAAGCAGTCAAATACATGTGGTATATCGTAACGTTTTCGCCCTTTCTCCTGTTCAGCTTTCTTTTGAGCAGTTTCCTGAGGAATGACAACCAGCCTAAGCTGGCAATGTTTGCTTTAACGTTCGGTTCTATTTCCAATATTGTCCTGGACTATGTGTTTATGTATCCATTAAACATGGGCATTGCCGGAGCAGCTCTTGCTACTGCGCTGGGTCCGATCTTCAGTGTCATCATCATGCTGCCCCATTTTCTTAAGAGAAAGGGATATTTGTATCTAGTGCCATATCGAGTTGAAACACCACGTACTTTTACCATATTAAAACTCGGTTTTCCTGCTTTTATTATGGAATTCTCCATCGGTCTAATTACATTCCTTTATAATACCGCTGTGATCAGAAACGGCTATGGGGAAATCGGCTTAGCTGCATACCTGATTATCGGCTATATCATGCTGCTGTACCTCACTGTATTTCTCGGACTTGCCCAGGGACTGCAGCCTATCTTCAGCTATTACTGCGGAACCGGAGAGCAGGAACAAGGACGAAAGCTGCTGATCTACTCCATTAAACTGTTCGCGCTCATTGGAGTCGTCTGCTATGTGGTAATCCTGATTGGCGGAAAAAGCTTTATCGGTTTCTTCACACCGCAGGATCCGGAACTCGCATCGTTTACCCTTGCCAAAACCCGCGTTTATTTTATCGGGTTTGTCTTTGCAGGTTTAAATATCCTCCTGATTACCTATTGGCAGGCGGTTCAGCGAACTTCCCGCTCGCTGTTGATTTCGTTAATGCGGAGCACTCTGGCGCCACTTCCTCTGCTGATCATCCTCCCAGTTATTTTTGGACGTGAGAGCATCTGGACCTGCCATTCCCTGGGAGAACTGGTTACTTTTGGAACAGCGCTTCTCCTCATCTATTCTACTAAAAGCAGATTAAAATCACAAACACCAATAAAACAAAACACCTAA
- a CDS encoding extracellular solute-binding protein translates to MKKNLRLIALVVVLAAAVLGSCASASDYTPLPGILGPEDVDFGGRTVTIVRGGLPDEDRIAEAEALFNVKIDRFNYDGNIDLYISRIMAGDSTLDIIRMPHRQGYFKLVSSGYLMPVGELLPPEHYEALSVTDRYTIDKLKYNGEYYGFGTHHGLHNGSMMLMAYNKTILEQYNQPDPYELWQAGEWTLDAFEQIAAAVTRDTDGDGVIDQFGFTDVGNATAFYRIAPANGVELVRVEDDGRYVFDYDSEAALEMLNRVNKWRNELQFTGGNFDQGTAAFTTTHLAGIRHAKAAGLDYGLVSYPRGPHADRYYYPVFEFWMMMLPVNAEMPEELMALGCFLYREEDTYDDLDFRINEYMTTREHADLYIAAIESWRGEGDMFQNTDLWSIATPGVSDVINGVKGAAAAMDETRPQAQAYLDDLFGQ, encoded by the coding sequence GTGAAGAAAAATTTGAGATTAATCGCACTCGTAGTTGTCCTAGCCGCAGCTGTGCTCGGATCATGTGCATCTGCCAGTGATTACACACCGCTGCCGGGCATTTTGGGTCCAGAAGATGTGGATTTTGGTGGTCGAACGGTCACTATTGTCAGAGGTGGTCTGCCGGATGAGGATAGAATCGCAGAAGCAGAAGCCTTATTCAATGTTAAAATCGATCGCTTCAACTATGATGGAAATATTGATCTGTACATCAGCAGAATCATGGCCGGAGACTCCACCCTGGATATTATTCGGATGCCGCACCGCCAAGGTTATTTCAAGTTGGTTTCTTCCGGTTACTTAATGCCGGTAGGAGAGCTGCTGCCGCCGGAGCACTATGAAGCCCTATCTGTAACTGATCGCTATACAATTGATAAACTGAAGTATAACGGTGAGTATTATGGATTCGGAACGCACCACGGCCTCCACAATGGTTCCATGATGCTGATGGCTTATAACAAAACAATCTTAGAGCAGTATAATCAGCCTGATCCTTATGAACTATGGCAGGCTGGTGAGTGGACATTAGATGCATTTGAGCAAATTGCCGCTGCGGTAACTCGGGACACCGACGGTGACGGGGTAATCGATCAGTTTGGTTTTACCGATGTTGGCAACGCAACTGCGTTTTACCGGATTGCGCCCGCTAACGGTGTTGAGCTTGTACGGGTTGAAGATGATGGCAGATATGTCTTTGACTATGACAGCGAAGCTGCTTTGGAAATGCTGAACAGAGTGAATAAATGGAGAAACGAACTCCAGTTTACTGGCGGTAACTTTGACCAAGGCACTGCAGCCTTTACGACCACTCACTTGGCAGGAATCCGCCACGCTAAGGCTGCGGGACTTGATTATGGCTTAGTTTCTTATCCGAGAGGTCCGCACGCTGATCGCTACTATTATCCGGTGTTTGAGTTTTGGATGATGATGCTGCCGGTTAACGCTGAGATGCCGGAAGAGCTGATGGCATTAGGCTGCTTCCTCTACAGGGAAGAAGATACCTACGATGATCTCGATTTTCGAATCAATGAATACATGACCACCAGAGAACATGCCGATTTATATATTGCCGCGATTGAATCATGGCGTGGTGAGGGTGATATGTTCCAAAACACCGATTTGTGGTCGATAGCTACTCCGGGAGTATCAGACGTAATTAATGGTGTTAAGGGCGCGGCTGCTGCCATGGATGAAACCAGGCCGCAAGCTCAAGCGTATCTGGATGATTTGTTCGGCCAATAA